Below is a genomic region from Alphaproteobacteria bacterium SS10.
AGATGATCTGGATGCCGTGGTCTCTTACGAGTTGCTGCGCGATGCCGCCCACCGCGTTGTCTCTGAGGGGCACATCAACCTAGTTGAGACCATGGCCGAGCGTATTGCCGCCCTCTCACTCAGCCACCCATCGGTTGAGAAGATCACCATCCGGATTGAGAAGCTGGATGTGTTTGATGACTGCGCAGGCGCAGGCGTCGAGATCACCCGCGAACGGGCGTAATCTGCACAGAGCGCAGCACCAAGCTCTAATCAAAACACAATTTAGAACGTCGCCTTATAGATCTCGCGGGTCTTCATGACCGTGTTCCCTTTAGTGGTCGCGAAGGTCATGGGAAACGTCTTAAATCCCTCACCATTGATCAGTGGTGTTGAGACGTGAACATGAAGCATTGGCTCTTCTGTGTAGCCAGTGGCGCCAGATAAGGCGATTTCTTGCCCTGCAATAACACTGGCGCCAAACTCAACCTTATTGCTGTCCCGAAGCAGATGCCGGTAGGTGGCAACGGTGCCATCTAGATGTTGGATCCAGATGTAGTTCTCTTTTCCTCTAGCCCGATCCCGTGTGCCACCGAGGAATTGATCCATCCGCATGCCAACGACAAACCCGTCACGCATCGCCCGCACCGGGGTTCCTGCTGGCACCTGAAAATCTACGGCATGCTCTAGCATCCCCTCATGATCTTTCAGCCGGTCGGAAGCCTGCAGAACCCGGAACCCGCGCTCTGATGGTAAGGGCATGACATAAACAGAGTTATCTGGCGTTGATGGCAAGCCACCAAACTGCGGCATCACCGAAAGGCTGGCAGTGGTGTTGCCATCAGGGCCGTCGGGAAATTCAAAAGAATACAGACGAACCAAATCGTCATCTTTGAGCTCTAGATACATTTGATCACCAGAGCCGATCAAACCGTCCTCATGAGCCTCAACAAGAAGGCCGATGGAGGCGCCGCCTGACATCTTTTGCACCAGAAACTCGACACAAACATCTGATCTGATCTCTTGGATGCAAAACATGTCACCATGACAAACTTCATCATGGATTGTTCCCTGGTCCAAGGGCGGACAATCGGGTTCGCCCTCGCTGGTCGCAAACAGGTAAACCGAGACACTAATCCCAATTACACCAGCTAGCAGAATAGACAGGCGTTTAAAGGCTTCCGGATACTTCTCAAAGATTGAGAGGTTTTCGACTTCGCCTAATTCGTCTTCTTCGATACCCATCGGTACCCCCTATTGGCGCCTGACGGAGGCATCGGCCCCATCTAACGGGGCCAATTCTGCCAGATCAGTCGACTCATTTGGCCGATACGATAGCTCGCGGATCAGTTTGCGCAGCAATGCATCAGCGTAGTCACGCTCCTGATGGGCGACCATCACAAATGGGGCGTAACCGGTAATCACAGATTTGCTGAAATACTGCGCCAACCAATCATACTCGTCGAGAATGACGAGGCCATTCACCTCTATTTCAGCCTCTTGCAGTGACGGCTTCACCGCATCTGGGCGCGGGCCAATATTGCTGAAACCGTTGGACGAGA
It encodes:
- a CDS encoding M23 family metallopeptidase, yielding MGIEEDELGEVENLSIFEKYPEAFKRLSILLAGVIGISVSVYLFATSEGEPDCPPLDQGTIHDEVCHGDMFCIQEIRSDVCVEFLVQKMSGGASIGLLVEAHEDGLIGSGDQMYLELKDDDLVRLYSFEFPDGPDGNTTASLSVMPQFGGLPSTPDNSVYVMPLPSERGFRVLQASDRLKDHEGMLEHAVDFQVPAGTPVRAMRDGFVVGMRMDQFLGGTRDRARGKENYIWIQHLDGTVATYRHLLRDSNKVEFGASVIAGQEIALSGATGYTEEPMLHVHVSTPLINGEGFKTFPMTFATTKGNTVMKTREIYKATF